A stretch of Brassica napus cultivar Da-Ae chromosome C6, Da-Ae, whole genome shotgun sequence DNA encodes these proteins:
- the LOC106403287 gene encoding toll/interleukin-1 receptor-like protein, whose product MPSITATTSLRNYDVFLSFRGPDTRRNIVSFLYKELVRKNIRTFKDDKELESGRIISLELARAIEQSKLAVVVISKNYAASTWCLDELVKIMDFVNKGSLTVIPVFYKVDPCHVRRQIGEVAVQFKKHEERDHEKVLPWRQALTNLANISGYCSCEREDESKMVEDIAERISMLIRTMKTRSNESNLASTDGHMESLLYSLHLNLKKRVRVVGIRERGGNGRERAFFCSFRVGFM is encoded by the exons ATGCCTTCTATTACAGCAACTACCTCCCTCAGGAACTATGATGTCTTTCTGAGTTTCAGAGGACCCGACACTCGCCGCAACATCGTCAGCTTTCTCTACAAAGAACTTGTTCGAAAGAACATTCGTACCTTCAAAGACGACAAGGAGCTTGAGAGTGGTCGGATAATTTCGCTGGAGCTCGCACGCGCCATCGAACAGTCGAAACTTGCCGTAGTTGTGATCTCCAAGAACTACGCAGCGTCCACTTGGTGCCTCGACGAACTCGTCAAGATCATGGATTTCGTCAACAAGGGCTCCCTCACCGTGATTCCAGTCTTCTACAAAGTGGATCCGTGTCATGTGAGGAGACAGATCGGAGAAGTCGCCGTACAGTTTAAGAAGCACGAGGAGAGAGATCACGAGAAAGTCCTCCCCTGGAGGCAAGCATTGACCAATCTGGCGAATATCTCTGGCTATTGTTCATGTGAAAG GGAAGATGAATCGAAGATGGTCGAGGACATTGCTGAGAGGATATCAATGTTGATTCGTACAATGAAAACAAGAAGCAATGAGAGTAACCTAGCGTCCACTGATGGGCACATGGAATCTCTTTTATATTCATTACATCTGAACTTGAAGAAGAGGGTGAGAGTGGTCGGGATTAGGGAAAGAGGAGGCAATGGCAGAGAGAGAGCCTTTTTCTGCAGCTTTCGAGTCGGTTTTATGTAG